A genome region from Ralstonia solanacearum K60 includes the following:
- a CDS encoding LexA family protein yields MNQKPLPLSGERSACPSFTDKQGQYLAFIWAYSLINARAPAERDMQRFFAVTAPSVHQMVLNLERNGLIRRQAGFARSIELLVDHNCLPVLQPSQTVITSVQRY; encoded by the coding sequence ATGAATCAGAAGCCGCTTCCATTGTCTGGCGAGCGCTCAGCCTGCCCGAGCTTCACCGACAAGCAAGGTCAGTATCTCGCCTTCATCTGGGCCTACAGCTTGATAAACGCCCGTGCTCCGGCCGAACGCGACATGCAGCGCTTCTTCGCCGTCACGGCTCCTTCCGTCCATCAGATGGTGCTCAACCTCGAACGCAATGGATTGATCCGCCGGCAAGCAGGCTTCGCTCGCAGCATCGAACTGCTCGTTGACCACAACTGCTTGCCTGTCCTGCAACCCAGCCAAACTGTCATAACCTCTGTGCAGCGGTACTAG
- a CDS encoding helix-turn-helix domain-containing protein produces the protein MDIRPLHTEKDYNEALAIVSALVDADPAAGTPDGDRLEILSTLIEHYEARHFPLAHPTAIEAIRFRMEQGDLTVQDMQPYIGKTNRVYEVLNGKRGLSLEMIRRLHAGLHIPAEVLIA, from the coding sequence ATGGACATCCGACCGCTGCATACCGAAAAAGATTACAACGAGGCGCTCGCCATCGTTTCGGCGCTCGTCGACGCTGATCCGGCGGCCGGCACGCCGGACGGTGATCGCCTGGAGATTCTGTCCACGCTCATCGAGCACTACGAAGCCAGGCATTTTCCGCTCGCGCATCCGACGGCGATCGAAGCCATCCGTTTTCGCATGGAGCAAGGTGATCTGACAGTCCAGGACATGCAGCCGTATATCGGCAAGACGAATCGCGTGTACGAGGTGCTCAATGGCAAGCGTGGGCTGAGCCTGGAGATGATCCGTCGGCTGCATGCTGGCCTGCATATTCCTGCCGAGGTCCTGATCGCCTGA
- a CDS encoding NAD(P)/FAD-dependent oxidoreductase, which yields MNHNASDTAGQRAITVVGAGIVGVSCALQLQRDGHRVTLLDQAGIGEGCSYGNAGCLSVASVVAMALPGMLAQVPKWLADPQGPLTVRWSYLPRALPWLLKWIRAGTEAQARAVARPLADLFSATYPGYRSLLEPAQYDDLIRAAGHLYVWRTLARSSGEVLAQSIRDATGVRSQALSAGEVHDLEPALAGDIQSGLLLPDNGFTCNPERLVKTLAANFVAAGGTVLRRKVLDFALGERGPNRLYTDCGSLPVSTLVLCAGAWSMRLGARLTGMRVPLDTERGYHTMLRAPTVQPSRPIMDCERKFIATPMEDGLRIAGTVEIGGLDIPPDFRRAGTLTRHGQALFPGLAFADDSAWMGYRPSLPDSLPVIDRSERFADVFFAFGHGHLGMTGAPGTGRLIADLVAGRPPFIDARPYGLQRFA from the coding sequence ATGAACCACAACGCATCGGACACGGCCGGGCAGCGGGCCATCACCGTGGTGGGCGCCGGCATCGTCGGCGTGTCGTGCGCGCTGCAGTTGCAGCGCGACGGCCATCGGGTCACCCTGCTGGACCAGGCAGGCATCGGCGAGGGGTGCTCGTACGGCAATGCCGGCTGCCTCAGCGTGGCGTCGGTGGTGGCGATGGCGCTGCCGGGCATGCTGGCGCAGGTGCCGAAATGGCTGGCGGACCCGCAGGGGCCGCTGACGGTGCGCTGGTCCTACCTGCCGCGCGCGCTGCCCTGGCTGCTGAAGTGGATCCGCGCCGGCACCGAAGCGCAGGCGCGCGCCGTGGCGCGACCGCTGGCCGATCTCTTCAGCGCCACCTACCCGGGCTACCGCAGCCTGCTGGAGCCTGCCCAGTACGACGACCTGATCCGCGCCGCCGGCCACCTGTATGTCTGGCGCACGCTGGCGCGCTCGTCCGGCGAGGTGCTGGCGCAGTCCATCCGCGATGCCACCGGGGTACGCTCGCAGGCACTGAGCGCGGGCGAGGTGCACGACCTGGAGCCGGCGCTGGCCGGCGATATCCAGTCGGGCCTGCTGCTGCCGGACAACGGCTTTACCTGCAACCCTGAACGGCTGGTCAAGACGCTCGCGGCCAACTTCGTCGCGGCGGGCGGCACCGTCCTGCGGCGCAAGGTGCTGGATTTCGCGCTGGGCGAGCGCGGCCCCAACCGCCTGTACACCGACTGCGGCTCGCTGCCGGTCTCGACCCTGGTGCTCTGCGCGGGCGCGTGGTCGATGCGGCTGGGCGCCAGGCTCACCGGCATGCGCGTCCCGCTCGACACGGAGCGCGGCTACCACACCATGCTGCGCGCGCCGACGGTGCAGCCCTCGCGGCCCATCATGGATTGCGAACGCAAGTTCATCGCCACGCCGATGGAAGACGGCCTGCGCATCGCCGGCACGGTGGAGATCGGCGGCCTGGACATCCCGCCCGACTTCCGCCGCGCCGGCACGCTGACCCGGCACGGCCAGGCGCTGTTCCCCGGCCTGGCCTTCGCCGACGACAGCGCCTGGATGGGCTACCGGCCCTCCCTTCCCGACAGCCTGCCCGTGATCGACCGCTCCGAGCGGTTCGCCGACGTCTTCTTCGCCTTCGGCCACGGGCACTTGGGCATGACCGGGGCGCCGGGCACCGGCCGGCTGATCGCCGACCTGGTCGCCGGCCGGCCGCCGTTCATCGATGCCCGCCCCTACGGCCTGCAACGGTTTGCCTGA
- a CDS encoding IS630 family transposase — translation MNLRYRVELDQSEREALAAMLSGGKHAARKLKRAQILLAAHAGQDDASIAATVAVGESTVYRTKRRFVETGLEAALNEQARPGAQRKLSGKEEALLIATACTNPPPGRARWTLELLADTLVKLTEHEALSRETVRRRLAENDLKPWRKDMWCIPKIDAEYVARMEDVLDLYAETPDPRHPVVCFDESPTQLIGEIRQPIPAEPGKPLRYDCEYKRNGTANLFVFLDAHCSWRKVKVTERRTADDFAQCMRDLVDIHYPQAPRIRVVLDNLSTHTPAALYQALPPVEARRILQRIEFHYTPKHASWLNMVEIEIGVLRSQCLDRRIDCRDRLITEVAAWEQLRNASGARINWMFSTETARKKLAKAYPVPTSDKPS, via the coding sequence ATGAATCTACGCTATCGAGTCGAACTCGACCAATCCGAGCGTGAGGCGCTTGCCGCCATGCTAAGCGGCGGCAAGCACGCGGCACGCAAGCTCAAGCGAGCGCAAATCCTGCTTGCAGCGCACGCTGGCCAGGATGACGCAAGCATTGCCGCCACCGTGGCGGTTGGCGAATCCACGGTGTACCGCACCAAGCGTCGCTTCGTGGAGACGGGTCTGGAAGCGGCGCTGAACGAACAGGCTCGGCCTGGGGCGCAGCGCAAGCTCAGCGGCAAGGAAGAGGCCCTGCTGATCGCCACCGCCTGCACCAACCCGCCACCGGGACGTGCGCGCTGGACGCTGGAATTGCTCGCCGACACGCTCGTCAAGCTCACCGAGCACGAAGCGCTATCGCGCGAGACGGTACGCCGGCGCCTGGCCGAGAACGATCTGAAGCCCTGGCGCAAGGACATGTGGTGCATTCCCAAGATCGACGCGGAATACGTGGCACGCATGGAAGACGTGCTCGACCTGTATGCCGAAACTCCGGACCCGCGGCACCCGGTGGTGTGCTTCGATGAGAGTCCGACCCAACTCATCGGCGAGATACGACAACCGATCCCGGCCGAGCCGGGCAAGCCCTTGCGCTACGACTGCGAATACAAGCGCAACGGCACCGCCAATCTGTTCGTCTTCCTCGATGCACACTGCAGCTGGCGTAAGGTGAAAGTCACCGAACGCAGAACGGCAGATGACTTCGCCCAGTGCATGCGCGATCTGGTCGACATCCACTACCCCCAGGCACCGCGCATCCGGGTCGTGCTGGACAATCTGTCGACCCACACGCCTGCTGCGCTCTACCAAGCCCTGCCACCCGTAGAAGCTCGCCGCATCCTGCAGCGGATCGAATTCCACTACACCCCCAAGCACGCCAGTTGGCTCAACATGGTCGAGATCGAAATCGGCGTGCTGCGAAGCCAGTGCCTGGATCGCCGCATCGACTGCCGCGATCGGCTGATCACCGAAGTCGCGGCTTGGGAGCAACTGCGAAACGCCAGCGGCGCTCGCATCAACTGGATGTTCTCTACCGAAACGGCCCGCAAGAAATTGGCCAAGGCCTACCCAGTACCGACCTCTGACAAACCGTCATAA
- a CDS encoding type II toxin-antitoxin system HigB family toxin has protein sequence MRIVAKKNLLAFCGKHPGAKPSLLAWHAEAAQATWKTPQDIKAYYASASFVGRNRIVFNIGGNNYRLIVAIAFQIGVVYVKFVGTHAEYDRIDAATVELE, from the coding sequence ATGCGAATCGTTGCGAAGAAAAATCTGCTGGCATTCTGCGGGAAGCACCCGGGGGCCAAGCCCTCCCTGCTGGCCTGGCACGCCGAAGCCGCCCAGGCCACATGGAAAACGCCGCAGGACATCAAGGCTTACTATGCTTCGGCCAGCTTCGTGGGACGCAACCGCATTGTGTTCAACATCGGCGGGAACAACTACCGCCTGATCGTGGCGATCGCATTCCAGATTGGCGTGGTGTACGTGAAGTTTGTCGGCACGCATGCCGAGTACGACCGTATCGACGCTGCAACCGTGGAATTGGAGTAA
- a CDS encoding UbiH/UbiF/VisC/COQ6 family ubiquinone biosynthesis hydroxylase: MTDTAAAAPDFDVAIVGAGPVGLALANWLLRDTDWRIALFDARDADAAARDPRALALSHGSRVLLEAIGGWPARATPITHIHVSQRGHFGQTHIRREDYGIPALGHVVQYGDLSAALNAALAAQMQRYPNRLTRYDHTPVERVEQLPRADGSVAPARVRALRDGRHPLAVETAIVIQAEGGLFDDTRRQAAGSRYLHHARRRDYGQTAIVAHVRCATPLEGWAWERFTTEGPLALLPQHDAHGPGYALVWCCAPDEARRRVGLPDAAFLAELGAAFGDRMGHFTQAGPRHTFALGLQAQRAPVDRRVVAIGNAAQTIHPVAGQGFNLGLRDAFELARTLRDAVTPAALARFARERAFDRAVTIGLTDLLPRAFAVPGRPFGHLRGIALTLLECVPPLKHGLARQMMFGQRN; the protein is encoded by the coding sequence ATGACCGACACCGCGGCCGCGGCGCCGGACTTCGACGTCGCCATCGTCGGTGCCGGGCCGGTGGGCCTGGCGCTGGCCAACTGGCTGCTGCGCGACACCGACTGGCGCATCGCCCTGTTCGATGCCCGCGACGCCGATGCCGCTGCCCGTGATCCGCGCGCGCTGGCGCTGTCACACGGCTCGCGCGTGCTGCTCGAAGCGATCGGCGGCTGGCCCGCGCGCGCCACACCGATCACGCATATCCATGTCTCGCAGCGCGGCCACTTCGGCCAGACCCACATCCGCCGCGAGGACTACGGCATTCCCGCGCTCGGCCACGTCGTGCAGTACGGCGACCTGAGTGCCGCGCTCAACGCCGCGCTGGCCGCGCAGATGCAGCGCTATCCCAACCGGCTGACGCGCTACGACCACACGCCGGTCGAGCGTGTCGAGCAGTTGCCGCGCGCCGATGGCTCCGTCGCCCCGGCACGCGTGCGCGCGCTGCGCGACGGGCGGCACCCGCTGGCCGTCGAAACCGCGATCGTGATCCAGGCCGAAGGGGGCCTGTTCGACGATACCCGCCGGCAAGCCGCGGGGTCGCGGTACCTGCATCACGCGCGGCGCCGCGACTATGGGCAGACCGCCATCGTCGCCCACGTGCGCTGCGCGACGCCGCTGGAAGGCTGGGCGTGGGAGCGCTTCACCACCGAAGGCCCACTCGCACTGCTGCCGCAGCACGACGCGCACGGCCCCGGCTATGCGCTGGTCTGGTGCTGCGCGCCCGACGAGGCGCGCCGCCGCGTCGGCCTGCCCGATGCGGCCTTCCTGGCGGAACTGGGCGCGGCCTTTGGCGACCGCATGGGGCATTTCACGCAGGCCGGCCCGCGCCACACCTTCGCACTCGGGCTGCAGGCCCAGCGCGCGCCGGTCGACCGCCGCGTGGTCGCCATCGGCAATGCCGCGCAGACCATCCACCCCGTCGCCGGCCAGGGCTTCAACCTGGGCCTGCGCGACGCCTTCGAACTGGCGCGCACGCTGCGCGATGCCGTCACGCCGGCCGCGCTCGCGCGCTTTGCCCGCGAACGCGCGTTCGACCGCGCCGTCACCATCGGCCTGACCGACCTGCTGCCGCGCGCCTTTGCCGTGCCTGGCCGGCCGTTCGGGCATCTGCGCGGCATCGCGCTGACGCTGCTGGAATGCGTGCCGCCGCTCAAGCACGGGCTGGCGCGGCAGATGATGTTCGGTCAACGGAACTAG
- a CDS encoding aminopeptidase P N-terminal domain-containing protein encodes MSATELAFLQTTRQRRERVAQWLRAAGGGIAIVPTAPEAMRNRDSDYPYRHDSYFYYLTGFTEPEAVLAIVVPAGDAPARSVLFCRSKHEEREIWDGFRFGPEAAREAFGLDEAHPVEEIDATLPGLLANAAAVAYPLAESGAFDRRMRRWLDAVRTQGRAGVSAPHQALDVRAILDEMRLFKDAGELDIMRRAARISAGAHVRAMRASRAGLREYHLEAELLYEFRRHGAQSVAYNSIVATGPNACVLHYRAGNAELRDGDLCLIDAGCELDGYASDITRTFPVNGRFTGPQRTLYEIVVAAQEAAVAHTRPGTPYNVPHDAATRVLAQGMLDTGLLDAGKVGTLDDVLAGGQYRQFYMHRTGHWLGMDVHDVGEYRTPGAAPAQGERPWRPLETGMVLTVEPGLYVRPAPGVPEAFWHIGIRIEDDAIVTPHGCELITRDVPVAVDDIEALMRSQA; translated from the coding sequence ATGTCCGCCACCGAACTCGCCTTCCTCCAGACTACCCGCCAGCGCCGCGAGCGCGTCGCGCAATGGCTGCGTGCGGCGGGCGGCGGCATCGCCATCGTCCCGACCGCGCCGGAGGCCATGCGCAACCGCGACAGCGACTACCCCTACCGGCACGACAGCTACTTCTATTACCTGACCGGCTTCACCGAGCCCGAAGCCGTGCTGGCCATCGTGGTGCCGGCCGGCGACGCACCGGCGCGCAGCGTGCTGTTCTGCCGCTCCAAGCACGAGGAACGCGAAATCTGGGACGGTTTCCGCTTCGGTCCCGAAGCCGCCCGCGAAGCCTTCGGCCTGGACGAAGCCCATCCGGTCGAGGAGATCGACGCGACGCTGCCGGGCCTGCTCGCCAATGCGGCCGCCGTGGCCTATCCGCTGGCCGAGAGCGGCGCCTTCGACCGCCGCATGCGCCGCTGGCTCGACGCCGTGCGCACGCAAGGCCGCGCGGGCGTGTCGGCGCCGCACCAGGCGCTGGACGTGCGCGCCATCCTCGATGAGATGCGCCTGTTCAAGGACGCGGGCGAGCTCGACATCATGCGCCGCGCCGCGCGCATCTCCGCCGGGGCGCATGTGCGCGCCATGCGGGCCTCGCGCGCCGGCCTGCGCGAATATCACCTCGAGGCCGAACTGCTCTACGAATTCCGCCGCCACGGCGCGCAGAGCGTGGCCTACAACTCCATCGTCGCCACCGGTCCGAATGCCTGCGTGCTGCACTACCGCGCCGGCAACGCCGAACTGCGCGACGGCGACCTGTGCCTGATCGACGCCGGCTGCGAACTCGACGGCTACGCTTCCGACATCACCCGCACCTTCCCCGTCAACGGGCGCTTCACCGGCCCGCAGCGCACGCTCTACGAGATCGTGGTGGCCGCGCAGGAGGCCGCCGTCGCCCACACCCGGCCGGGCACCCCGTACAACGTGCCGCACGATGCCGCCACGCGCGTGCTGGCGCAGGGCATGCTCGACACCGGCCTGCTGGACGCGGGCAAGGTCGGCACGCTCGACGATGTGCTCGCCGGCGGCCAGTACCGCCAGTTCTACATGCACCGCACCGGCCACTGGCTGGGCATGGACGTGCACGACGTGGGCGAATACCGCACGCCCGGCGCGGCACCCGCCCAGGGCGAACGCCCATGGCGCCCGCTCGAGACCGGCATGGTGCTGACCGTCGAGCCCGGCCTCTACGTGCGGCCGGCGCCGGGCGTGCCCGAGGCGTTCTGGCATATCGGCATCCGCATCGAGGACGATGCCATCGTCACGCCGCACGGCTGCGAACTGATCACGCGCGACGTGCCGGTGGCCGTGGACGACATCGAAGCGCTGATGCGGAGCCAGGCATGA